The following coding sequences lie in one Saccharopolyspora hordei genomic window:
- a CDS encoding metallophosphoesterase encodes MNKFGRILLSAGALGAATVTYSAAIERRHWTLRQVSLPVLDAGAAPLRVLHVSDLHMTPNQRSKQRWVSELVDLDPDLVVNTGDNLAHPQAVPAALRAMGPLLDRPGVFVFGSNDYYGPTAKNPARYLLPSSKTKRIHGDPLPWRDLRAALTERGWLDATHRRHLLEVAGVRIHVAGVDDPHLHLDRYDQIAGPLPEDVQLRLGVTHSPEPRVLDSFAEDGYDLVLAGHTHGGQLRLPGYGALVTNCELDRGRARGASTWGERMHLHVSAGLGTSPYAPVRFACPPEATLLTLLPRSEDEALTSENAERETPFGSGGGVR; translated from the coding sequence GTGAACAAGTTCGGGCGAATTTTGCTCAGCGCGGGCGCTCTGGGCGCCGCGACGGTCACCTACTCGGCCGCGATCGAACGGCGGCACTGGACGCTGCGCCAGGTCTCGTTGCCGGTGCTCGACGCGGGCGCCGCCCCGCTGCGGGTGCTGCACGTCTCCGACCTGCACATGACGCCGAACCAGCGGTCCAAGCAGCGATGGGTGTCCGAGCTGGTCGACCTGGACCCGGACCTGGTGGTCAACACCGGCGACAACCTCGCGCACCCGCAGGCGGTGCCGGCGGCGCTGCGCGCGATGGGGCCGCTGCTGGACCGGCCGGGCGTGTTCGTCTTCGGCAGCAACGACTACTACGGACCGACCGCGAAGAACCCGGCCCGCTACCTCCTGCCGTCGTCGAAGACCAAGCGCATCCACGGCGACCCGCTGCCGTGGCGGGACCTGCGCGCCGCCCTCACCGAGCGCGGCTGGCTGGACGCGACGCACCGCCGCCACCTGCTCGAGGTCGCCGGGGTGCGCATCCACGTCGCCGGGGTGGACGACCCGCACCTGCACCTGGACCGCTACGACCAGATCGCCGGCCCGCTGCCGGAGGACGTGCAGCTGCGCCTCGGCGTGACGCACTCCCCGGAGCCGCGGGTGCTGGACAGCTTCGCCGAGGACGGCTACGACCTGGTGCTGGCGGGGCACACGCACGGCGGCCAGCTGCGGCTGCCGGGCTACGGCGCCCTGGTGACCAACTGCGAGCTGGACCGGGGCCGGGCGCGCGGCGCCTCCACCTGGGGTGAGCGGATGCACCTGCACGTCTCGGCCGGGCTGGGCACCTCGCCGTACGCCCCGGTGCGGTTCGCCTGCCCGCCGGAGGCGACCTTGCTGACACTGCTGCCCCGCTCCGAGGACGAGGCCCTGACCAGCGAGAACGCCGAAAGGGAGACCCCGTTCGGAAGCGGCGGAGGCGTCCGGTAG
- a CDS encoding WhiB family transcriptional regulator: protein MFEQGDWRVNAACRDQNPDQLFVRGAEQRKARMICFGCPVRTECLSEALDNKIEFGVWGGMTERERRALLRRRPDVRSWRELLEAARREYVDFDEYQVS, encoded by the coding sequence ATGTTCGAGCAGGGGGACTGGCGGGTCAACGCGGCTTGCCGTGACCAGAACCCGGACCAATTGTTCGTCCGGGGAGCCGAGCAGCGCAAGGCGCGAATGATCTGCTTCGGCTGCCCGGTGCGCACCGAGTGCCTCTCCGAGGCGCTCGACAACAAGATCGAATTCGGCGTGTGGGGCGGAATGACGGAGCGGGAGCGGCGTGCGTTGCTGCGCCGTCGTCCCGATGTCCGCAGCTGGCGGGAATTGCTGGAAGCGGCCCGGCGCGAATACGTCGATTTCGACGAGTACCAGGTGAGCTAG
- a CDS encoding carboxymuconolactone decarboxylase family protein: MTNAQRVNVGKQHPAAYKALIALSREAEEAATRAGLDPLLVELVKIRTSQINGCAFCLRMHTRDALQKGESPDRIAVLPGWEEAGCFSETDRAALRLAEAITRVSDGHVSDADHGAAAAALTADQLSAVTWLATVMNAFNRIAITSRFPVGD, encoded by the coding sequence ATGACGAACGCGCAGCGCGTCAACGTCGGCAAGCAGCACCCGGCCGCCTACAAGGCACTCATCGCGCTGTCCAGGGAGGCGGAGGAGGCCGCCACCAGGGCCGGCCTCGACCCGCTCCTGGTCGAGCTGGTGAAGATCCGCACGTCCCAGATCAACGGCTGTGCGTTCTGCCTGCGCATGCACACCCGCGACGCCCTGCAGAAGGGGGAGAGCCCGGACCGCATCGCGGTGCTGCCGGGCTGGGAGGAGGCAGGCTGCTTCTCGGAGACCGATCGCGCCGCCCTCCGCCTGGCCGAGGCGATCACGCGGGTGTCGGACGGGCACGTCAGCGACGCGGACCACGGCGCAGCCGCAGCAGCGCTCACCGCGGACCAGCTCTCGGCAGTCACCTGGCTGGCCACGGTGATGAACGCCTTCAACCGCATCGCGATCACCAGCCGCTTCCCCGTCGGCGACTGA
- a CDS encoding transglycosylase domain-containing protein has product MRARDGFLKLFGLCVLAGVLVAGLLFPVVGSLGVVSNRASDAVNSISADLMTKEPPLVTTVTDKDGRPIAYLFEQNRTPAAPDQIADTMKAAIVAIEDRRFFDHQGVDWAGTVRAAVTNQVSGSIAQGGSTLTQQYVKNYLVHVVAAGDPVKQHKAIEQTPARKLREIRIALQLEKQLSKEEILTRYLNVVPYGNQAYGIAAAARTYFDTTPDQLTIAQAALLAGMVNSPSALDPEDSPEEALKRRNLVIQAMEDQHRITPEAAEEARNSPLGLKLPLRGIPNGCVGAGPSDGFFCKYVVDYLERAGFTEEQLRTGGYTIRTTLDKHATDAAKAAAEKGVPKTTKGIANVMSVVEPGKEKHRVRALVANRDFGLDAAKGQTAYALPSGVVKFGAGSVYKVFTAAAALEKGMGIYNTIQSPASYTSSVYKNGTRPYTVGNAEGVAAGPRTLQMALATSPNTAFVALQERVGLDQTVDMAVRLGMRQTLLNHTASGDPLAPGGANGRSQADEVKQRNIGAFTLGYAPTSPLELSNVAATIMSGGTWCPPTPIEQVLDRNGNPVSITEDPCEQAVDEGLANALAVGMSRDDQPGGTAAAAAAGAGWTRPLAAKTGTTEAHQSAGFIGATPQYAGAVLTFSDGPSPQGICDSDPPRLCGVNGGNIYGGKVPARTFFDAMGPIHEGLPVLPLPPTTDRYENGGDEFQVPNVVGMTSKRATETLEKAGYQVQERSVNSQRKRGLVVSQTPRGFALPGETVTISVSTGYVPPPSPERPPPPPPPKPGPPPDRPVERPDVPGLPPDVFPP; this is encoded by the coding sequence GTGCGTGCTCGGGACGGCTTCTTGAAGCTCTTCGGCCTGTGTGTGCTGGCTGGCGTCCTGGTCGCCGGTCTGCTGTTCCCGGTGGTGGGGTCACTCGGCGTGGTCTCCAACCGCGCCAGCGACGCGGTGAACAGCATCTCGGCCGACCTGATGACCAAGGAACCTCCCCTTGTGACGACCGTCACAGACAAGGACGGCCGGCCGATCGCGTACCTGTTCGAGCAGAACCGCACCCCGGCCGCCCCGGACCAGATCGCCGACACCATGAAGGCCGCCATCGTGGCCATCGAGGACCGGCGCTTCTTCGACCACCAGGGCGTCGACTGGGCGGGCACCGTGCGGGCCGCGGTCACCAACCAGGTCTCCGGCTCGATCGCCCAGGGCGGCTCCACCCTCACCCAGCAGTACGTGAAGAACTACCTGGTGCACGTCGTCGCCGCCGGGGACCCGGTCAAGCAGCACAAGGCCATCGAGCAGACCCCGGCGCGCAAGCTCCGCGAGATCCGCATCGCCCTCCAGCTGGAGAAGCAGCTCAGCAAGGAGGAGATCCTCACCCGCTACCTCAACGTGGTGCCCTACGGCAACCAGGCCTACGGCATCGCGGCCGCCGCGCGCACCTACTTCGACACCACCCCGGACCAGCTGACCATCGCGCAGGCCGCGCTGCTGGCGGGCATGGTGAACAGCCCCAGCGCGCTGGACCCGGAGGACAGCCCCGAGGAGGCGCTGAAGCGCCGCAACCTGGTGATCCAGGCGATGGAGGACCAGCACCGGATCACCCCGGAAGCCGCGGAGGAGGCGCGCAACTCGCCGCTCGGCCTCAAGCTCCCCCTGCGGGGCATCCCCAACGGCTGCGTCGGCGCCGGGCCGTCCGACGGGTTCTTCTGCAAGTACGTCGTCGACTACCTGGAGCGAGCCGGGTTCACCGAGGAGCAGCTCCGCACCGGCGGCTACACGATCCGCACCACGCTGGACAAGCACGCCACGGACGCCGCGAAGGCCGCCGCCGAGAAGGGCGTGCCGAAGACCACCAAGGGCATCGCCAACGTGATGAGCGTGGTGGAACCCGGCAAGGAGAAGCACCGGGTGCGGGCGCTGGTGGCCAACCGGGACTTCGGCCTGGACGCCGCGAAGGGCCAGACCGCCTACGCGCTGCCCAGCGGGGTGGTCAAGTTCGGCGCCGGGTCGGTCTACAAGGTGTTCACCGCGGCCGCCGCGCTGGAGAAGGGGATGGGCATCTACAACACCATCCAGTCCCCGGCCAGCTACACCTCGTCGGTCTACAAGAACGGCACCCGGCCCTACACCGTGGGCAACGCCGAAGGCGTCGCAGCGGGGCCGCGGACCCTGCAGATGGCCCTGGCGACCTCGCCGAACACCGCGTTCGTCGCGCTGCAGGAGCGCGTCGGGCTGGACCAGACGGTGGACATGGCGGTGCGGCTCGGCATGCGGCAGACCCTGCTGAACCACACCGCGTCCGGCGACCCGCTGGCCCCCGGCGGCGCCAACGGCCGCTCGCAGGCCGACGAGGTCAAGCAGCGCAACATCGGCGCGTTCACCCTCGGGTACGCGCCGACCAGCCCGCTGGAGCTGAGCAACGTCGCCGCCACGATCATGAGCGGCGGCACGTGGTGCCCGCCCACGCCGATCGAGCAGGTCCTGGACCGCAACGGCAACCCGGTGTCGATCACCGAGGACCCGTGCGAGCAGGCCGTCGACGAGGGCCTGGCGAACGCGCTGGCGGTCGGCATGAGCAGGGACGACCAGCCCGGCGGCACCGCCGCCGCGGCCGCGGCCGGGGCCGGCTGGACCCGACCGCTGGCGGCCAAGACCGGGACCACCGAGGCGCACCAGTCCGCCGGGTTCATCGGCGCCACCCCGCAGTACGCCGGGGCGGTGCTGACCTTCAGCGACGGCCCCTCGCCGCAGGGCATCTGCGACAGCGACCCGCCGCGGCTGTGCGGGGTCAACGGCGGCAACATCTACGGCGGCAAGGTCCCCGCGCGGACCTTCTTCGACGCGATGGGGCCCATCCACGAGGGCCTGCCGGTCCTGCCGCTGCCGCCCACCACCGATCGGTACGAGAACGGCGGCGACGAGTTCCAGGTGCCCAACGTGGTCGGCATGACCTCGAAGCGGGCCACCGAGACGCTGGAGAAGGCGGGGTACCAGGTCCAGGAGCGCTCGGTGAACAGCCAGCGCAAGCGGGGCTTGGTGGTCAGCCAGACACCGCGCGGCTTCGCCCTGCCGGGCGAGACGGTGACGATCTCGGTGAGCACCGGCTACGTGCCGCCGCCCTCACCGGAGCGGCCGCCGCCCCCGCCGCCACCGAAGCCGGGGCCGCCGCCCGACCGCCCGGTGGAACGGCCGGACGTGCCGGGCCTGCCGCCGGACGTCTTCCCACCGTGA
- a CDS encoding siderophore-interacting protein, producing MTKTQVSTRRARSRYRQLEVRAAERITPRMVRITLGGEELADFVSNGSDQRIKLCLPQPGQPVPLGRTRAEVFALPREQQPRQRTYTVRWFDAERRELAIDFVVHDHDGPGSTWAAQAAPGDQIVTVGPSPAYQPQPDADPLVLVGDETALPAMSAIVEELPAEAVVRVFAEVADAAEEQPISSAAQVDWQWLHRDGVPAEQSRLLVDAVRSADLGPNPHVWIGAEADVVHELREHCQRELGLERRRLYALAYWRHNSAGD from the coding sequence GTGACGAAGACGCAGGTGAGCACCCGACGTGCGCGATCCCGGTACCGGCAGCTGGAGGTGCGCGCGGCAGAACGGATCACGCCGCGCATGGTGCGGATCACCCTCGGCGGCGAGGAGCTCGCCGACTTCGTCAGCAACGGCAGCGACCAGCGGATCAAGCTGTGCCTGCCGCAGCCCGGCCAGCCGGTGCCGCTCGGCCGGACCCGCGCCGAGGTGTTCGCGCTGCCCCGCGAGCAGCAGCCCCGGCAGCGCACCTACACCGTCCGCTGGTTCGACGCCGAACGGCGGGAGCTGGCCATCGACTTCGTGGTGCACGACCACGACGGCCCGGGCAGCACCTGGGCGGCGCAGGCGGCACCGGGCGACCAGATCGTGACGGTGGGCCCGAGCCCCGCCTACCAGCCGCAGCCCGACGCCGACCCGCTGGTGCTGGTCGGCGACGAGACCGCGCTGCCCGCCATGTCGGCGATCGTCGAGGAGCTGCCCGCCGAGGCGGTGGTGCGGGTGTTCGCCGAGGTCGCCGACGCCGCGGAGGAGCAGCCGATCAGCTCGGCCGCCCAGGTGGACTGGCAGTGGCTGCACCGCGACGGCGTCCCCGCCGAGCAGAGCAGGCTGCTCGTCGACGCGGTGCGCTCCGCGGACCTCGGCCCGAACCCGCACGTGTGGATCGGCGCGGAGGCCGACGTGGTGCACGAGCTCCGCGAGCACTGCCAGCGCGAGCTCGGGCTGGAGCGCCGCCGCCTCTACGCGCTCGCCTACTGGCGGCACAACAGCGCCGGCGACTGA
- a CDS encoding ArsA family ATPase — protein sequence MSEPHRPAQVDVDALLDDPGTRVIVCCGSGGVGKTTTAAALAVRAAERGRKTAVLTIDPARRLAQALGLRELGNQPKQVVVEGFEPAGDLNAMMLDMRRTFDDMVLAHAGRERAEQILNNPFYQTISTSFSGTQEYMAMEKLGQLSASGQWDLIVVDTPPSRSALDFLDAPQRLSTVLDGRLIKMLSSPARAGGKGLRKIVGAGFGIFAKAVSTIIGGQLLADAARFVQAFDSTFGGFRERAEHTYQLLRSPGTAFLVVAAPEPDALREATYFVERLAGERMPLAGLVANRTHPVFTGLAGARATAVAEEIEATGEAPMAAAALRVHADRVAVAEREKRLLARFTRAHPEVAMVGVPALPTDVHDLAGLQEIGRRLAGE from the coding sequence ATGAGCGAACCGCACCGCCCCGCCCAGGTCGACGTCGACGCCCTGCTGGACGACCCGGGCACCCGCGTCATCGTCTGCTGCGGGTCCGGGGGCGTGGGCAAGACGACGACCGCCGCGGCGCTGGCCGTGCGCGCCGCCGAGCGCGGCCGCAAGACCGCCGTGCTCACCATCGACCCGGCGCGGCGGCTCGCCCAGGCGCTCGGCCTGCGCGAGCTCGGCAACCAACCGAAGCAGGTGGTGGTGGAGGGCTTCGAACCGGCCGGCGACCTCAACGCGATGATGCTGGACATGCGCCGCACCTTCGACGACATGGTGCTCGCGCACGCCGGCCGGGAACGCGCCGAGCAGATCCTGAACAACCCCTTCTACCAGACGATCTCCACATCCTTCTCCGGCACGCAGGAGTACATGGCGATGGAGAAGCTGGGGCAGCTGTCCGCCTCCGGGCAGTGGGACCTCATCGTGGTGGACACCCCGCCGAGCCGGTCGGCGCTGGACTTCCTGGACGCCCCGCAGCGGCTGTCCACCGTGCTGGACGGGCGGCTGATCAAGATGCTGTCCAGCCCGGCGCGGGCCGGCGGCAAGGGCCTGCGCAAGATCGTGGGCGCCGGGTTCGGCATCTTCGCCAAGGCCGTCTCGACGATCATCGGCGGCCAGCTGCTGGCCGACGCGGCCCGGTTCGTGCAGGCCTTCGACTCGACCTTCGGCGGGTTCCGGGAGCGCGCCGAGCACACCTACCAGCTGCTGCGCTCCCCCGGCACGGCGTTCTTGGTGGTCGCCGCGCCCGAGCCGGACGCGCTGCGGGAGGCCACCTACTTCGTGGAGCGGCTGGCCGGCGAGCGGATGCCGCTGGCCGGTCTGGTGGCCAACCGGACCCACCCGGTGTTCACCGGGCTGGCCGGGGCGCGCGCCACCGCGGTGGCCGAGGAGATCGAGGCCACGGGCGAGGCGCCGATGGCCGCCGCCGCGCTGCGGGTGCACGCCGACCGCGTCGCGGTGGCCGAGCGGGAGAAGCGGTTGCTGGCCCGGTTCACCCGCGCGCACCCGGAAGTGGCGATGGTCGGTGTTCCCGCGCTGCCGACCGACGTGCACGACCTGGCGGGCCTGCAGGAGATCGGTCGGCGACTGGCAGGTGAATGA
- a CDS encoding DUF1203 domain-containing protein codes for MAHRCAAACGGAALGERIALVSYAPLRRWARDPGAHDEVGPVFVHAAPCAGPASSDWPEEVRGTRRVLRAHDRDGRALGGCLLDGRTDLSERTAGDLLLDPAVALAHVRAVEHGCFLFEVRR; via the coding sequence GTGGCGCACCGTTGCGCTGCTGCCTGCGGCGGAGCCGCCCTGGGTGAGCGGATCGCGCTGGTCTCCTACGCGCCGCTGCGCCGCTGGGCCCGGGACCCCGGCGCCCACGACGAGGTGGGGCCGGTCTTCGTCCACGCCGCGCCGTGCGCGGGGCCGGCGTCCTCGGACTGGCCGGAGGAGGTGCGCGGGACCCGGCGGGTGCTGCGTGCCCACGACCGCGACGGCCGCGCCCTCGGCGGCTGCCTGCTCGACGGCCGGACGGACCTCTCCGAGCGCACCGCCGGCGACCTCCTGCTCGACCCCGCGGTCGCCCTGGCGCACGTCCGGGCCGTCGAGCACGGCTGCTTCCTGTTCGAGGTCCGGCGCTGA
- a CDS encoding GatB/YqeY domain-containing protein, with translation MAELKDKLRADLSAAMKDRDTVVTGVLRMALAAIGKEEVAGKQARELTDDEVQRVLSKEAKKRDEAAEAFRGAGREEQAQAEEAEAEVLRRYLPKPLGDDELAQLVKEAVGEVEAELGERPGMKQMGQVMKTANAKVAGRAEGGKVAALVKAELAG, from the coding sequence ATGGCCGAGCTCAAGGACAAGCTGCGGGCGGACCTCTCCGCCGCGATGAAGGACCGCGACACCGTCGTCACCGGCGTGCTGCGCATGGCGCTGGCCGCGATCGGCAAGGAGGAGGTGGCCGGCAAGCAGGCGCGCGAACTCACCGACGACGAGGTGCAGCGCGTGTTGAGCAAGGAGGCCAAGAAGCGCGACGAGGCTGCCGAGGCGTTCCGCGGGGCCGGGCGCGAGGAGCAGGCCCAGGCTGAGGAGGCCGAGGCGGAGGTGCTGCGCCGCTACCTGCCGAAGCCGCTGGGCGACGACGAACTGGCGCAGCTGGTCAAGGAGGCCGTCGGCGAGGTCGAGGCGGAGCTCGGCGAGCGCCCCGGCATGAAGCAGATGGGCCAGGTCATGAAGACGGCCAACGCCAAGGTCGCGGGCCGCGCGGAGGGCGGCAAGGTCGCCGCGCTGGTCAAGGCCGAGCTCGCCGGCTGA